From one Thamnophis elegans isolate rThaEle1 chromosome 9, rThaEle1.pri, whole genome shotgun sequence genomic stretch:
- the NOCT gene encoding nocturnin isoform X1, which translates to MYQNSLRSLCSVLSNLCCTPSSASSSTMLLRSPAPGRRALSPSALLASSSATAGVPRCNCPAPGSSAAANSPAGYSMGNSTSRLYSALAKTLSSSVITKHQDYLEQTDPEFLDPIDPKDLLEECQIVLQNRPARLQRDFVDLRTSFIRNHQPIRVMQWNILAQALGEGKDNFIQCPMEALRWEERKCLILEEILAYQPDILCLQEVDHYFDTFQPLLSRLGYQCAFLPKPCSPCLDVECNNGPDGCALFFLKGRFTLISSTNIRLTAMKFKTNQVAIVQILKCNDTGKLFCVAVTHLKARNGWERFRSAQGADLLENLKQITQDTDIPLIVCGDFNAEPTEEVYKQFSESSLNLNSAYKLLSTNGLTEPPYTTWKIRPSGECRHTLDYIWYSQQTLKVDAALSLLTEEQIGPNRLPSFNYPSDHLSLVCDFTFNESPEKFLRLSEI; encoded by the exons ATGTATCAAAACTCTCTGAGGTCTTTGTGTTCCGTCCTGTCTAACCTCTGCTGCACTCCTTCTTCTGCCTCTTCCTCGACGATGCTGCTCCGCTCGCCGGCTCCAGGGAGGAGAGCCCTCTCGCCTTCTGCCCTCCTCGCCTCGTCCTCGGCTACCGCCGGAGTTCCGCGTTGCAATTGTCCGGCCCCAGGCAGTTCGGCAGCTGCCAATTCCCCAGCGG ggTATTCCATGGGCAACAGTACAAGTAGGCTGTATAGTGCACTGGCTAAGACTTTGAGTAGCAGTGTCATTACTAAGCACCAGGACTACTTGGAACAAACAGATCCTGAATTTCTGGATCCTATAGATCCCAAAGATCTACTTGAAGAATGCCAGATTGTTCTTCAGAACCGTCCAGCCCGGCTCCAAAGGGATTTTGTGGATTTGAGGACCAGCTTTATCAGAAATCATCAGCCCATTAGGGTTATGCAATGGAATATACTTGCACAAG CTCTTGGTGAAGGCAAGGACAACTTTATCCAATGCCCCATGGAAGCCTTGCGATGGGAAGAACGGAAGTGCCTCATTCTAGAAGAGATCCTTGCTTACCAGCCAGATATCCTCTGTCTACAAGAAGTGGATCACTATTTTGATACTTTTCAGCCATTACTCAGTCGGCTGGGCTACCAATGTGCTTTTCTTCCTAAACCATGTTCTCCATGTTTAGATGTGGAATGTAACAATGGTCCAGATGGCTGTGCTTTGTTCTTCCTTAAGGGCAGGTTTACGCTAATTAGTAGTACCAACATCAGGTTGACAGCAATGAAGTTCAAAACCAATCAAGTTGCTATAGTTCAGATCCTGAAATGTAATGACACCGGGAAATTGTTCTGTGTTGCTGTCACCCACTTGAAAGCTCGCAATGGCTGGGAGAGGTTCCGATCTGCTCAAGGTGCCGATCTTCTTGAAAATCTAAAACAAATCACCCAGGACACGGACATCCCTCTTATAGTCTGTGGTGATTTCAATGCTGAGCCTACAGAAGAAGTGTATAAGCAATTCTCTGAATCTAGTCTGAACCTAAACAGTGCTTACAAACTGCTGAGTACAAATGGGCTAACAGAGCCTCCATACACCACATGGAAGATCCGTCCTTCTGGAGAATGCAGGCATACACTTGATTACATCTGGTATTCACAACAGACCTTAAAAGTAGATGCTGCCCTCAGCCTTTTAACTGAGGAGCAAATTGGACCCAATAGGCTGCCATCTTTCAATTACCCTTCAGACCATCTATCTTTAGTATGTGATTTCACCTTTAATGAAAGTCCAGAGAAGTTTTTAAGATTAAGTGAAATATAA
- the NOCT gene encoding nocturnin isoform X2, whose translation MGNSTSRLYSALAKTLSSSVITKHQDYLEQTDPEFLDPIDPKDLLEECQIVLQNRPARLQRDFVDLRTSFIRNHQPIRVMQWNILAQALGEGKDNFIQCPMEALRWEERKCLILEEILAYQPDILCLQEVDHYFDTFQPLLSRLGYQCAFLPKPCSPCLDVECNNGPDGCALFFLKGRFTLISSTNIRLTAMKFKTNQVAIVQILKCNDTGKLFCVAVTHLKARNGWERFRSAQGADLLENLKQITQDTDIPLIVCGDFNAEPTEEVYKQFSESSLNLNSAYKLLSTNGLTEPPYTTWKIRPSGECRHTLDYIWYSQQTLKVDAALSLLTEEQIGPNRLPSFNYPSDHLSLVCDFTFNESPEKFLRLSEI comes from the exons ATGGGCAACAGTACAAGTAGGCTGTATAGTGCACTGGCTAAGACTTTGAGTAGCAGTGTCATTACTAAGCACCAGGACTACTTGGAACAAACAGATCCTGAATTTCTGGATCCTATAGATCCCAAAGATCTACTTGAAGAATGCCAGATTGTTCTTCAGAACCGTCCAGCCCGGCTCCAAAGGGATTTTGTGGATTTGAGGACCAGCTTTATCAGAAATCATCAGCCCATTAGGGTTATGCAATGGAATATACTTGCACAAG CTCTTGGTGAAGGCAAGGACAACTTTATCCAATGCCCCATGGAAGCCTTGCGATGGGAAGAACGGAAGTGCCTCATTCTAGAAGAGATCCTTGCTTACCAGCCAGATATCCTCTGTCTACAAGAAGTGGATCACTATTTTGATACTTTTCAGCCATTACTCAGTCGGCTGGGCTACCAATGTGCTTTTCTTCCTAAACCATGTTCTCCATGTTTAGATGTGGAATGTAACAATGGTCCAGATGGCTGTGCTTTGTTCTTCCTTAAGGGCAGGTTTACGCTAATTAGTAGTACCAACATCAGGTTGACAGCAATGAAGTTCAAAACCAATCAAGTTGCTATAGTTCAGATCCTGAAATGTAATGACACCGGGAAATTGTTCTGTGTTGCTGTCACCCACTTGAAAGCTCGCAATGGCTGGGAGAGGTTCCGATCTGCTCAAGGTGCCGATCTTCTTGAAAATCTAAAACAAATCACCCAGGACACGGACATCCCTCTTATAGTCTGTGGTGATTTCAATGCTGAGCCTACAGAAGAAGTGTATAAGCAATTCTCTGAATCTAGTCTGAACCTAAACAGTGCTTACAAACTGCTGAGTACAAATGGGCTAACAGAGCCTCCATACACCACATGGAAGATCCGTCCTTCTGGAGAATGCAGGCATACACTTGATTACATCTGGTATTCACAACAGACCTTAAAAGTAGATGCTGCCCTCAGCCTTTTAACTGAGGAGCAAATTGGACCCAATAGGCTGCCATCTTTCAATTACCCTTCAGACCATCTATCTTTAGTATGTGATTTCACCTTTAATGAAAGTCCAGAGAAGTTTTTAAGATTAAGTGAAATATAA